A stretch of the uncultured Desulfobacter sp. genome encodes the following:
- a CDS encoding pyridoxal-phosphate dependent enzyme translates to MTCDHEKISVANAMAARKILKNHLLPSPLRRYPGIDRIVGARVYVKHENHNPTGTFKIRGGINLLHNLTAKRINGAITYSTGNHGTSVATSARMFNQKAVVVVPENSNPLKVQSIRDAGADLIEHGSDFEAAGEKVAQLVEEQGLYFVHPANEPLLINGVATEFLEIVEAVPDLDTLIIPIGAGSEAAAAITVINAIKPEVEIIAVQAEAANAAWRSWKQKRIIAAPNTTFAGGVATGTAYEIPFSLYKDGLSDFILLSEEELYQGIALTAHHTRNLVEGAGGACLRAAVKIRDQLKGKTVAIQMSGANASAHEVRKAMAMPCFETGEI, encoded by the coding sequence ATGACCTGTGACCATGAAAAAATAAGTGTGGCCAATGCAATGGCTGCCAGAAAAATTTTAAAAAACCACCTTTTGCCCTCGCCCCTGCGCCGGTATCCAGGCATAGATCGTATTGTTGGCGCAAGGGTTTATGTAAAACATGAAAACCATAACCCAACCGGCACCTTTAAAATCCGGGGAGGCATCAACCTGCTGCACAACCTGACAGCAAAACGCATAAATGGCGCAATTACCTATTCAACCGGTAACCACGGAACCTCGGTGGCCACAAGCGCCCGAATGTTTAATCAGAAGGCCGTGGTCGTGGTACCGGAAAATTCCAATCCCCTTAAGGTCCAAAGCATCAGGGATGCCGGAGCCGATTTGATTGAACATGGCTCAGACTTTGAAGCAGCCGGTGAAAAAGTTGCCCAGCTTGTGGAAGAACAGGGTCTCTATTTTGTCCATCCTGCCAATGAACCCCTTCTGATCAATGGTGTGGCCACTGAGTTTCTGGAAATAGTTGAGGCCGTGCCGGATCTGGATACCCTGATCATTCCCATCGGGGCGGGCAGTGAGGCTGCTGCAGCCATCACCGTGATCAATGCAATCAAGCCGGAGGTTGAAATCATTGCGGTCCAGGCCGAAGCCGCCAATGCCGCCTGGCGCTCCTGGAAACAAAAACGGATCATAGCTGCGCCGAATACCACCTTTGCCGGCGGCGTTGCCACGGGCACCGCCTATGAAATACCATTTTCATTGTACAAGGACGGACTCTCAGATTTTATCCTGCTGTCTGAAGAAGAGCTTTACCAGGGCATTGCCCTGACCGCCCACCACACCCGGAACCTGGTGGAAGGCGCCGGTGGTGCCTGCCTGAGGGCCGCGGTTAAAATCCGGGATCAATTGAAAGGCAAAACCGTGGCAATCCAGATGAGCGGCGCAAATGCATCAGCCCATGAAGTGCGCAAAGCCATGGCGATGCCCTGTTTTGAAACCGGGGAAATATAG
- a CDS encoding CGGC domain-containing protein: MEKVLIVGCKKMMDDVCIACSRCLVGFNRRDGEFAAYKDTDAEIIGLLNCGDCPGATIVTRLAQVSLWNKPMDEKVTKVHIAPCITDHCPHKDTIIKKIKAKSGVDVIEGTHPYKPDNIFA; the protein is encoded by the coding sequence ATGGAAAAAGTATTAATTGTTGGTTGCAAGAAAATGATGGATGATGTTTGTATCGCGTGCAGCAGATGTCTGGTGGGATTCAACCGCAGAGATGGCGAATTTGCGGCTTACAAGGACACTGACGCAGAGATAATAGGACTGCTCAACTGTGGTGACTGCCCCGGGGCAACGATTGTCACCCGGTTGGCTCAGGTCAGCTTGTGGAACAAACCCATGGATGAAAAAGTAACTAAGGTGCATATTGCCCCCTGTATCACTGATCACTGTCCCCATAAAGATACAATCATTAAAAAAATAAAGGCAAAATCCGGGGTCGACGTCATTGAGGGGACGCATCCTTATAAACCGGACAATATTTTTGCTTAA
- a CDS encoding VanZ family protein, whose translation MNCLIDEIKKRWKSLTLVILTIITALSLFPMDALPAAPGTDKTHHFIAYALLMLPTALRKPANWILLGLFFILYSGAIELIQPFVNRYGEWMDLFANSAGVICGAMIPTIWALCVKSKKKFGK comes from the coding sequence ATGAACTGCCTTATAGATGAAATAAAAAAACGATGGAAATCCTTAACCCTGGTTATCTTAACAATAATTACGGCTCTTTCTCTTTTTCCAATGGATGCGTTACCTGCAGCTCCCGGCACAGATAAAACACATCACTTTATTGCTTATGCGCTGCTCATGCTACCTACAGCGCTTCGTAAGCCCGCTAACTGGATCCTCTTGGGTCTGTTTTTTATTTTATACAGCGGAGCCATTGAGCTTATTCAACCGTTTGTAAACCGGTATGGAGAGTGGATGGATCTGTTTGCAAATTCTGCCGGTGTGATTTGTGGTGCGATGATTCCTACAATTTGGGCGTTGTGTGTTAAAAGTAAAAAAAAGTTCGGGAAATGA
- the lnt gene encoding apolipoprotein N-acyltransferase, whose product MQFRTLCGILTPFLPAFSGGLILFAAFPYPGLYWTAFVGLVPLWLSIDRLGSKQAFYAGIATGIGFYLPLIYWICPTLIKYGGINPFAALSCLLLLIFYLSVYMGVFALAMKKTPVPQGLVPFWGAVAWVALEYIRMYAFSGFPWGLLGYSQYPNLVLIQAADTFGVLGLSFLLVLANGVVVTAFRAVFQRAWPGKKNMAGVSLAMVLICLAFIYGHFELANICGQIKDSPSRKIAVIQANISQDRKWDKAFINDTIDRYSRLSLQAVPCDLVVWPETAVPFYYGMDPVPSSRVDAMVRKAGAFFLIGIPAAQPSDHGFLYYNRACMLSPLALPTGYYDKHHLVPFGEYVPFKDLLWFAKKLTAGAGDFSKGETGPVPLKFGTGTTGVLICFEILFPNIARDFVLNGADMLTTMTNDAWFGRTQAALQHFSISVFRAVENRRSVIRAANTGISGFVDPSGAILEKTDIFTACARTRQVPVLSGTTFYTRHGDFAAKACLVAFFLIIVIELVRKKFRRFL is encoded by the coding sequence ATGCAATTCAGAACCCTATGCGGTATTTTAACACCATTTTTGCCCGCATTTTCCGGCGGGCTAATACTCTTTGCTGCATTCCCGTATCCCGGCCTCTATTGGACGGCCTTTGTTGGCCTGGTTCCGTTATGGCTTTCCATTGACCGGCTGGGTTCAAAGCAGGCCTTTTATGCCGGCATTGCCACGGGGATCGGCTTTTATCTGCCCCTGATCTACTGGATTTGTCCCACCCTGATAAAATACGGTGGCATAAATCCTTTTGCTGCCTTGTCCTGCCTATTGCTGCTGATTTTTTATCTGTCTGTATATATGGGCGTTTTTGCCCTGGCCATGAAAAAAACACCTGTTCCCCAAGGCCTTGTTCCCTTCTGGGGGGCTGTGGCCTGGGTGGCCCTGGAATATATCCGGATGTATGCCTTCTCCGGCTTTCCCTGGGGATTGCTGGGGTACAGCCAGTACCCGAATCTTGTGTTGATTCAAGCGGCGGATACCTTCGGGGTTTTGGGGCTTTCCTTTTTGTTGGTGCTTGCCAATGGCGTAGTGGTGACGGCTTTTAGGGCTGTTTTCCAGAGGGCATGGCCTGGGAAAAAGAATATGGCCGGCGTAAGCCTTGCAATGGTTTTGATTTGTCTGGCATTTATTTACGGCCATTTTGAACTGGCAAATATCTGTGGACAAATCAAAGACTCTCCTTCCCGAAAAATTGCAGTTATCCAGGCCAACATCTCCCAGGACCGGAAATGGGATAAGGCATTTATTAATGACACCATCGACCGATATTCCCGGTTATCCCTCCAGGCGGTCCCCTGTGATCTTGTGGTATGGCCGGAAACGGCTGTGCCCTTTTATTACGGCATGGACCCTGTCCCTTCGAGCCGGGTGGATGCCATGGTCAGAAAGGCAGGTGCTTTTTTTCTGATCGGTATTCCTGCCGCCCAGCCTTCGGATCATGGGTTCCTGTATTATAACCGGGCCTGTATGCTCTCTCCTCTTGCCCTGCCAACAGGTTATTATGACAAACATCATCTGGTGCCTTTTGGCGAGTACGTGCCCTTTAAAGACCTGCTTTGGTTTGCCAAAAAACTGACAGCCGGTGCCGGTGATTTCTCAAAGGGTGAAACCGGGCCGGTGCCGTTAAAATTCGGTACGGGTACAACCGGGGTATTAATCTGTTTTGAGATCCTTTTCCCCAATATTGCCAGGGACTTTGTGCTCAATGGCGCAGATATGTTAACCACTATGACCAATGACGCCTGGTTCGGTCGGACCCAGGCTGCGCTTCAGCATTTTTCCATTTCCGTGTTCAGGGCCGTTGAAAATCGGCGCAGTGTGATTCGGGCGGCGAACACAGGCATCTCCGGGTTTGTTGACCCTTCCGGCGCCATCCTTGAGAAAACAGATATTTTTACGGCTTGTGCCCGTACCCGGCAGGTGCCGGTTTTGTCCGGCACAACATTTTATACCCGTCACGGGGATTTTGCCGCCAAAGCCTGCCTGGTTGCATTCTTTTTGATTATTGTGATAGAACTCGTGAGAAAAAAATTTAGGAGATTTTTATAA
- a CDS encoding SLC13 family permease, with the protein MTVQILVVSLILILTLVFLVSEKISVDKTAIGIMVLLALTGILTPAQAVKGFANPAVITVAAMFLLSRGLIRTGAVDFLTELVLKFSKGKRQSAFIIILVAVAVLSAFINNTPVVVLFIPIVMAMSCECDFSPSKLLIPLSYVSILAGTSTLIGTSTNIIVSDLAHLEGYNQLSMFELGRLGVPIALMGILFLFVVAPKLMPGRIGPVCELDEDKENKYIAELIATKESPLVGRRDIIRYADENLGLDVIEIFRNGSIFDPSRQNITIIPDDILLVKGAAQDLISCLQSKTLSLIHGDKNLTFGGKPEDDLIVELIIPPVSSLLREPLISAELQYDSDIRIIAIRSRLGYFSYRKIQKVKLKIGDIILVQCPRNKLDKIRRSSDFVIIEDIHHTIIDKQKAGIASGIFAAVVLAATLGLSDIMICALAGVFLMTITHCLSLKDAYRSLQADVLLLIVGTLALGLAMQKTGATQLYAEAFLNLFSGMGPHMVLFAIIFLTSVCSHVLSNNATAVLLLPIAISTAVSLGVDTRPFIIGICFGASACYASPIGYQTNLLVYGPGGYKFSDFIKLGLPLNIMVVVLAGFFIPVFWPF; encoded by the coding sequence ATGACTGTCCAGATTCTTGTGGTGTCGCTTATACTGATCTTGACGCTTGTTTTTCTGGTTTCTGAAAAGATATCGGTTGATAAAACTGCAATCGGTATCATGGTTCTGCTTGCACTGACTGGCATCCTCACGCCGGCACAGGCGGTGAAAGGGTTTGCGAATCCAGCGGTAATCACGGTGGCAGCCATGTTTCTGCTGAGCCGCGGACTTATTCGCACCGGCGCAGTCGATTTTCTCACCGAACTGGTTTTAAAATTTTCCAAAGGTAAGCGGCAATCTGCCTTTATTATTATTCTTGTGGCCGTTGCTGTGTTGTCTGCGTTCATCAATAATACACCGGTTGTGGTGCTTTTTATTCCTATTGTCATGGCAATGAGCTGTGAATGCGATTTTTCTCCGTCCAAGCTTCTTATTCCATTGTCCTATGTGTCGATTCTGGCTGGTACATCCACACTTATCGGTACGTCAACCAATATCATTGTAAGCGATCTTGCCCACCTTGAAGGTTATAATCAGCTCTCTATGTTTGAACTTGGCCGCCTTGGCGTACCCATCGCTTTGATGGGCATCCTTTTTTTATTTGTTGTTGCACCCAAGTTGATGCCCGGGCGCATCGGACCCGTGTGTGAGCTGGATGAGGACAAGGAGAATAAATATATTGCAGAACTGATCGCGACTAAAGAAAGTCCATTGGTTGGGAGAAGGGACATCATTCGGTATGCTGACGAAAATTTAGGCCTGGATGTGATTGAAATTTTCAGGAACGGGAGCATTTTTGATCCATCCAGACAGAATATAACTATAATTCCTGATGATATTCTTCTGGTAAAGGGGGCGGCACAGGATTTAATCTCCTGTCTGCAGAGTAAAACCTTGTCATTAATTCATGGTGATAAAAATCTCACTTTTGGCGGGAAACCCGAAGACGATCTCATTGTAGAACTCATTATTCCACCGGTTTCATCCCTTTTAAGGGAACCCTTAATATCTGCAGAATTGCAGTACGACTCTGATATCCGCATTATCGCAATACGAAGCCGCTTGGGTTATTTTTCCTATCGCAAAATACAAAAAGTGAAACTTAAGATCGGAGATATTATCCTGGTACAGTGCCCCAGGAACAAGTTGGATAAAATCAGAAGAAGTTCAGACTTTGTGATTATTGAAGATATTCACCACACAATCATCGACAAACAAAAGGCCGGCATTGCTTCCGGAATCTTTGCCGCCGTCGTGCTGGCAGCCACTTTAGGGCTCAGCGACATCATGATTTGTGCCCTTGCCGGTGTCTTTTTGATGACAATTACCCATTGCCTGAGTTTGAAGGACGCCTACAGGTCTCTTCAGGCAGATGTGCTTCTCCTGATTGTCGGGACATTGGCTTTGGGTTTGGCCATGCAGAAAACCGGTGCTACCCAGCTTTATGCCGAGGCGTTTTTAAATCTGTTCAGTGGCATGGGGCCGCATATGGTTCTTTTCGCCATCATTTTTTTGACCAGTGTTTGCAGCCATGTTCTAAGCAATAATGCAACCGCCGTGCTCCTGCTTCCCATAGCCATTTCTACGGCCGTTTCCCTTGGCGTTGATACCCGGCCGTTTATCATCGGCATCTGTTTTGGTGCAAGTGCCTGCTATGCAAGCCCCATTGGATACCAGACAAATCTTTTGGTATATGGGCCCGGGGGATACAAATTTTCAGATTTTATCAAGCTGGGCTTGCCGTTGAACATAATGGTCGTGGTTTTGGCCGGTTTTTTTATACCTGTTTTCTGGCCCTTTTAA
- a CDS encoding acetyl-CoA C-acyltransferase, whose translation MKDVVIVSACRTAIGAFGGTLKDLNGAYLASITMREAVTRAGIDPAVIDDVRYGTCVEHHDTLNTARVAALMAGIPDTVPAVTINRVCISGMEAVLSGMAMIQAGMADVILAGGTEHMSGVPYAVPKARWGCRLQDTGFVDALIHSLYCGSTLLPFDETSPVDTSQTPAADFLGQPYIMGHTAEFVAQLLDISRAEMDEVALRSHNNAERATNDGSFADEIVPVEVPQRKKDPVIFDKDEHFRPGITLEKLAALPPAFVPEIGKVTAGNASGINDGATGMVIMSADKAKALGLTPMAKIKATGMGACHPSVMGLSPVPAVKDLMAKSGITINDFNLIEVNEAFAAQYLGCEKELNLNRDITNINGSGIGLGHPIGSTGARIITTLIYAMKHQDKGLGLATLCGGGGVSMACAIEML comes from the coding sequence ATGAAAGATGTTGTTATTGTATCTGCCTGTCGCACGGCCATAGGCGCCTTTGGCGGCACATTAAAAGATCTGAACGGTGCTTATCTTGCCAGTATCACCATGAGAGAGGCCGTTACGCGGGCAGGCATCGACCCTGCCGTGATTGATGACGTGCGCTACGGCACCTGTGTGGAGCACCACGATACCCTGAATACCGCACGGGTGGCCGCGCTGATGGCCGGGATTCCGGATACGGTTCCTGCCGTTACCATTAACCGGGTGTGCATTTCAGGCATGGAAGCGGTTTTGTCCGGTATGGCCATGATCCAGGCCGGCATGGCCGATGTCATTTTAGCGGGCGGCACCGAACACATGTCCGGTGTGCCCTATGCCGTACCCAAAGCACGCTGGGGATGCCGTCTCCAGGACACCGGTTTTGTGGATGCCCTGATTCATTCTCTGTATTGCGGCTCCACGCTTTTGCCCTTTGATGAAACCTCTCCTGTGGACACTTCCCAGACGCCTGCAGCCGATTTTTTGGGCCAACCCTATATCATGGGTCACACGGCAGAGTTTGTTGCCCAGCTTCTGGACATCAGCAGGGCGGAGATGGACGAGGTGGCCCTTCGTTCCCATAACAATGCGGAACGGGCCACCAATGACGGCAGCTTTGCCGATGAGATTGTGCCTGTTGAAGTGCCCCAGCGTAAAAAAGATCCTGTCATCTTTGATAAAGATGAACATTTCAGGCCCGGCATCACCCTGGAAAAGCTTGCTGCCTTGCCTCCGGCATTTGTCCCTGAAATCGGCAAGGTCACTGCCGGTAATGCCTCAGGTATCAATGACGGTGCCACGGGCATGGTAATCATGTCCGCAGACAAGGCCAAAGCATTGGGCCTGACCCCCATGGCAAAGATCAAAGCCACGGGCATGGGGGCCTGCCATCCTTCTGTCATGGGGCTCTCTCCGGTTCCGGCCGTCAAGGATCTGATGGCAAAATCCGGCATTACCATCAACGACTTTAACCTGATTGAGGTGAATGAAGCCTTTGCCGCCCAGTACCTGGGGTGTGAAAAAGAGTTGAACCTCAACCGGGATATCACCAATATCAACGGGTCCGGCATTGGGTTGGGTCATCCCATCGGATCCACAGGCGCCCGGATTATCACCACGTTGATCTATGCCATGAAACACCAAGACAAGGGCTTAGGCCTTGCCACGCTTTGCGGCGGCGGCGGGGTTTCCATGGCCTGTGCCATCGAGATGCTTTAG
- a CDS encoding class I SAM-dependent methyltransferase, with protein sequence MISNNETLEKVYTAENHEELMDAYKEWAGDYERDTVQEYGYTAHIESANALDSVLNSKDSRILDTGCGTGLVGLELSRLGYRHMDALDYSAAMLAQAKKKAVYNELVQADLSKPLDLPDNKYDAVNCTGTFTYGHVGADAFEELIRVTRPGGIVCFTIREGAYEELGYQDKMAELEKKNTWELVEMKDAQYFEQDNVKCKLCIYKVKH encoded by the coding sequence ATGATCAGTAACAATGAGACGTTGGAAAAAGTATATACGGCGGAAAATCATGAAGAATTGATGGATGCCTACAAAGAGTGGGCCGGTGATTACGAACGCGATACGGTGCAGGAGTACGGGTATACCGCCCACATTGAATCTGCAAACGCACTGGACAGTGTTTTGAACAGCAAAGATAGCCGGATTCTGGATACCGGCTGCGGTACGGGCCTGGTGGGCCTTGAGCTGTCCCGCCTTGGTTACCGGCACATGGATGCCCTGGACTATTCGGCAGCGATGCTGGCCCAGGCAAAAAAGAAAGCCGTATATAATGAACTTGTCCAGGCCGATTTGAGTAAACCTTTGGATTTGCCTGATAATAAATACGATGCCGTGAACTGCACCGGCACCTTCACTTACGGCCATGTCGGGGCTGATGCCTTTGAGGAATTGATTCGGGTGACCCGTCCCGGCGGCATCGTCTGCTTTACCATCCGTGAGGGGGCTTATGAAGAGTTAGGTTATCAGGACAAAATGGCGGAACTTGAAAAGAAAAACACCTGGGAACTTGTGGAGATGAAGGATGCCCAGTATTTTGAACAGGACAATGTAAAGTGCAAATTGTGCATATATAAGGTGAAACACTGA
- a CDS encoding HD domain-containing protein, whose protein sequence is MPVDPMEIIRQFYDPDSTLFALLVEHSRKVAAKSLEIAQGVVHLNPDMDFIEKAAMLHDIGIFKTSSPKIECVGKYPYVCHGYLGRELLDDLDLPREFGLVSERHTGAGITLENIIEADLPLPHRDMVPVTLEEKIICCADKFYSKSPKKRDKVMTRKKIEKSLAKLNPGHAQRFATWADEFNL, encoded by the coding sequence ATGCCGGTAGATCCAATGGAAATTATCCGTCAGTTTTATGATCCTGATTCGACGCTTTTTGCTCTCCTGGTGGAGCATAGTCGAAAGGTCGCCGCAAAAAGCCTTGAAATTGCACAGGGCGTTGTCCACCTGAATCCGGACATGGATTTCATAGAAAAAGCAGCCATGCTTCATGACATCGGTATTTTTAAAACCAGTTCTCCGAAGATAGAGTGTGTCGGTAAATATCCCTATGTGTGCCACGGATACCTTGGGCGTGAACTTTTAGACGACTTGGACCTGCCCCGGGAATTTGGTCTGGTATCCGAACGTCATACCGGGGCCGGCATCACCCTTGAAAACATTATTGAAGCGGATTTGCCCCTGCCCCACAGGGATATGGTGCCTGTTACCCTGGAGGAAAAAATCATCTGCTGCGCAGACAAATTCTATTCAAAAAGTCCGAAGAAACGAGATAAAGTCATGACCCGGAAAAAGATTGAAAAATCCCTTGCCAAACTTAATCCGGGCCATGCACAAAGATTTGCCACCTGGGCGGACGAATTTAATCTGTAA
- the yjgA gene encoding ribosome biogenesis factor YjgA has translation MPLPPNNTPDEPQSLSKTKKKKIAENLQKLGEELSLLAVNQLEQLNLDPDLFKALVEAKSITANVAARRHRQYIGTLMRQVDPEPILAALEQLKAAPTGLYSPKPEIDPQTDKNIRALLDKLLAWDDELMETILSANPDMDRQRLRQLIRNANKDITGQKKNSKSLQVLKEIITQI, from the coding sequence ATGCCGTTACCCCCAAACAACACGCCCGATGAGCCTCAGTCCCTTAGCAAGACAAAGAAAAAAAAGATAGCCGAAAACCTTCAGAAGCTTGGCGAGGAATTAAGCTTGCTTGCGGTCAATCAGCTTGAACAGCTGAACCTTGATCCTGACTTGTTTAAGGCCCTGGTCGAGGCAAAATCGATTACCGCCAATGTGGCGGCTCGGCGCCATAGACAGTACATCGGCACCCTGATGAGGCAGGTGGACCCGGAACCCATTCTGGCTGCACTTGAACAGCTAAAAGCTGCTCCCACCGGTCTTTACAGCCCCAAGCCCGAAATTGATCCACAAACAGATAAAAACATCCGGGCGCTGTTGGACAAGTTGCTGGCTTGGGATGATGAGCTTATGGAAACCATCCTGTCAGCCAACCCTGACATGGATCGCCAGCGTTTAAGACAGCTGATAAGAAATGCCAACAAAGATATAACCGGGCAGAAAAAAAATTCAAAATCCTTGCAGGTATTGAAAGAGATAATTACCCAAATTTAA
- a CDS encoding TerC family protein, with the protein MTDSLALLALLIGLELVLGIDNILVISILVSKIEKAKRDLARLIGLSLAMVVRIIMLFILLKLASLTNPVILKFSVRDLILMAGGMFLLWKAVSEIHHTIEAEEEHEEHTQGSAVLTAAISQIVLLDIVFSIDSVITAIGLTNKIWVIITAVIASFSVLLFFAKPVGEFILKRPSIKILALSFLITIGITIFMEGMHKHVPKAYIYLPMGFALFVEALQLRYEHNKAKKKKISTP; encoded by the coding sequence ATGACAGATTCCCTGGCACTGCTGGCACTGCTCATCGGCTTGGAACTGGTTCTCGGCATAGATAATATTTTGGTAATATCCATCCTGGTATCAAAAATTGAAAAGGCGAAACGAGATTTAGCCAGACTCATAGGCCTTTCTCTGGCCATGGTGGTGCGGATTATCATGCTCTTTATACTGCTAAAACTGGCGAGCCTGACCAATCCGGTTATTTTAAAATTTTCGGTTCGAGATCTCATTTTAATGGCCGGAGGTATGTTCTTACTTTGGAAAGCAGTATCTGAAATTCATCACACCATAGAAGCAGAAGAAGAACACGAAGAACATACACAAGGCTCAGCAGTTCTGACTGCAGCCATTTCCCAGATCGTTTTACTGGACATTGTCTTTTCAATAGATTCGGTGATCACGGCCATAGGACTTACTAACAAAATATGGGTGATTATCACTGCTGTGATTGCCTCTTTTTCCGTGCTTCTGTTCTTTGCAAAACCTGTGGGAGAGTTTATCCTCAAGCGTCCATCGATTAAAATCCTGGCACTCTCTTTTCTGATCACCATCGGTATCACGATTTTCATGGAAGGGATGCACAAGCATGTTCCCAAGGCCTATATTTATTTGCCCATGGGATTTGCGCTTTTTGTAGAAGCGCTGCAACTCAGGTATGAACATAACAAGGCCAAAAAGAAAAAAATTTCCACCCCGTAA
- the prfB gene encoding peptide chain release factor 2 (programmed frameshift), which yields MSVEYKQIISSITAKANQLKEYLDLPIKEKRLRELELLIAKEDFWNDADKATEMLKERTSIAGVIDTCNGIFSDIEDVEVMLELAKEESDKSAEQEAGQMLARLEKKVKRFSLEITLDGEDDARDAIVSINAGAGGTDSQDWAEMLFRMYTRWIDKKGYKCQIIDFQEGDEAGIKGATLHVAGPNCYGFMKAESGVHRLVRISPFNAGGKRQTSFAAVFVYPEIKDEINIDIDEGDLRIDVYRASGAGGQHVNKTSSAVRITHAPTGVVVQCQQESSQHRNREIAMKVLKSRLYQIEKQKQEQKRQNLHDGKDDNAWGSQIRSYVLHPYRMVKDHRIDLEIGDVDRVLNGDLDPFIEGVLMSGFLNN from the exons ATGAGTGTCGAATACAAACAGATTATCTCTTCCATCACTGCTAAAGCCAACCAGCTTAAGGAGTATCTT GACCTTCCTATAAAAGAAAAACGGCTTCGGGAACTTGAGTTGCTCATTGCCAAAGAAGATTTCTGGAATGATGCGGACAAGGCCACTGAGATGTTAAAGGAGCGAACCTCCATCGCTGGTGTTATTGATACCTGTAACGGCATATTTTCAGACATTGAAGATGTGGAGGTGATGCTGGAACTGGCAAAAGAGGAGTCGGACAAGTCTGCTGAGCAGGAAGCCGGTCAGATGCTGGCCCGGCTGGAGAAAAAGGTAAAGCGCTTTTCTCTGGAGATTACCCTTGACGGGGAGGATGATGCCAGAGATGCGATTGTCTCCATCAATGCCGGTGCCGGCGGAACCGATTCCCAGGACTGGGCGGAAATGCTGTTCAGGATGTATACCCGGTGGATTGATAAAAAGGGATACAAGTGCCAGATCATCGACTTTCAGGAGGGCGATGAAGCCGGTATCAAGGGGGCAACCCTGCATGTAGCTGGTCCTAACTGTTACGGATTCATGAAAGCCGAATCCGGCGTTCACCGTCTGGTGAGAATTTCCCCGTTTAACGCCGGAGGCAAACGACAGACCTCTTTTGCTGCTGTTTTTGTCTACCCGGAGATCAAGGATGAAATCAATATCGATATTGATGAAGGGGATCTGCGCATTGATGTGTACCGGGCCAGCGGGGCCGGCGGGCAGCACGTGAATAAAACCAGTTCAGCCGTGCGCATCACCCATGCGCCCACGGGCGTTGTGGTCCAGTGTCAGCAGGAATCTTCCCAGCACCGGAACCGGGAAATCGCCATGAAAGTGCTTAAATCCCGACTTTATCAGATAGAAAAACAAAAGCAGGAGCAAAAAAGACAGAACCTGCATGACGGCAAGGATGACAATGCCTGGGGCAGCCAGATCCGCTCCTATGTGCTGCATCCCTACAGAATGGTGAAAGACCATCGTATTGATCTTGAAATCGGGGATGTGGACCGGGTGCTGAACGGAGATCTTGATCCGTTTATTGAGGGGGTGCTAATGTCCGGTTTCCTGAATAATTAG